The DNA region AGCGCGTGCGTGTTGACGGTGCGGAAGTGAAATTCGTAGGGGAAGATCACGCGATGGAGCGGTCCCATGTTCATGTGCAGGGCGTGCGCATCCGAGCCGCCGATGGCGACTACTTTTTTTCCGGTTGCCAGCAGTTCATCCCATCTGGAGAGTGTGTTCGGGATGGGTTGGCTGGCGACAAAGGCGGGGAAGTAGGCGTAGAACGCGCCGTGTAATTTGGTGGGAACGACGGTTTTCAACTCGCTAAGGGCATTCCATAATTCGATGCCCGTGTAGTTTTGCACGCTCCAATCCTCCCATGAGATGTCGGTCTCATTGAAGGCTTTGGCTTCCGGGTCGTCAGGATGCGCAAGGAACGCCAGTCCGCCTGCCTCGCGGACCTGGTTGATCAGGTTCTGCGGGTGTTGGGCGAAGGTTGCCATTTCGCGGTTCACGCCGAAGACGAGCAGGTGGTTCTTTTGCGGGTCGCGCGCCTGGTCGTGTACCTCCTCGCCGATGAGCATCAGTACCTTTTTATTCTTTTCCTTATAATAGCCCTCAAATCCGTCCACGAGAATGTTGTGATCGGTGACGATGACCGCATCCACCCCGGCGCGCAGGGCGGCGGCGGCGATGTCTTTGTGCGTGCCGCTGCCGTCTGAATAACGTGTATGCATGTGCAGGTTGATGATCGCTTCGTGCATAATTCCTCATTATCAAAATCATTTCCTCTTTCATCTCCGGCGGAACGTGGGATGAAAGAGGAAAAATTCATACTCTCTTAACTTCGTCGTTTGACGATTCTCTTCCCGAACAGGTATAATTTGCCCGCTAATTTCAAGGAGGCACATCGAATGACCAGTTTTTTGGATATTGCTTTGATTATAACCTCAGTGGGTTTGATCCTCAGCGTGATCCTGCAGAGCAAGGGCGCAGGGCTGGGCGGTCTGACCGGCGCGGACACCGGCGGTGTTTTCACTGCCCGCCGCGGCATTGAGCGCATCCTGTTCTGGGTGACGATCGGCTTAAGTGTATTGTTCTTTGCGCTTGTCATCGCCATTCTCATTGTCGGACGCTAATCAATACAAGCCTGAAAGGTCCGCCATTCCACTTGCTCCGGCGCGGGGCGTGGCGGTCCTTTCTTTTTTTCTATAACCTATGAAACGATTACGCTGGCAGATCTTGGTGGTGGCGGTCACGCTTGTGATTGTGACGCTGCTGCTGCTCAGCCAACAACCGGTGAGCGTGATCACCCTGCCCGAAGCCGCGCCTGGTGGTATTTATACCGAGGCGCTCGTTGGCTCCATGGGCAGGCTGAATCCCATGCTGGATTGGAACAACCCAGCCGACCGCGACATCAACCGTCTGATCTTCAGCGGGTTGATGAAATTCGATTCCCGCGGCTTGCCGCAGCCCGATCTTGCAGATGCATGGGGCGCATCCGCGGATGGGACGGTCTACAATTTCTCGATCCGCCAGAACGCGCAATGGCATGACGGTCAGCCTGTGACGAGCGACGACGTCATCTTTACCATCGAACTCATCAAAAGCAGCGGCTCCCTCTTCCCGCAGGATATCAAAGACCTGTGGTCGCAGGTCGAGGTCCGCAAACTGGATGAAAAAACGCTTCAAGTCAGACTGCCTGAGCCGTTCGCCCCATTCCTGGATTATGCCACTTTTGGGATCATGCCGCGCCACCTGCTGGAATCCGTCCCTGCGGACCAGCTTGCTTCGGCAGAATTCAACCTCAATCCGGTCGGATCCGGTCCCTACAGATTTGACCGTCTGCTTGTCAGCGGCGGACAGATCACTGGTGTGGTTCTGGTTGCCAACACGAATTACTATCTGCGCCCCCCGTTCATCGAACAGGTGGTCTTTCGTTTCTATCCCACCTCTGCCGCCGCGTTTGATGCCTATCGACGGGGCGAGGTGCTTGGCGTCAGTCAGTTGACGAACGATGTCCTGGAAGCGGCACTGCGTGAGCCGACCCTTTCAGTCTATACCAGCCGCCTGCCTCAAATGGGACTGGTCTTCCTGAACAACAACAATCCCAATGTGGCATTCCTGCAAAGCGACAAAGTCCGCCGCGCACTTATGTTGGGCTTGAATCGTACCATCATCGTTTCCCACATCCTGCAAGGACAAGCCATCATTGCGGATGGACCCATCCTGCCGGGATCGTGGGCATATTTTGACGAGATCGAGCAGTTCGATTACAACCCCGATGCCGCGATGCAATTGCTCAAGGAGGAGGGTTTTGTCATTCCGGTCGGCGGCGGGGAGGTGCGCTCCAAGGATGGTCAATTCCTTTCTTTCAGCCTGCTCTATCCTGATACCCCGCTCCATGCCCAGATCGCCCAAGCCATCCAATCGGACTGGGCGTTGATCGGCGTGCGGGTCGAACTGCAAGCCGTGCCGTATGATTCGCTGGTGAATGACTATCTTGCGACACGCAATTATCAAGCCGCCCTCGCCGATTTGAACACGTCCCGTACACCGGACCCGGATCCCTATCTCTTTTGGCACCAATCCGAAGCGACCGGCGGACAGAACTATTCGCAATGGGATAACCGCACGGCGAGCGAGTTCCTTGAAGTTGCCCGCACAACCGCAGATTTTTCTGAACGTGCGCGGCTGTATCGTAATTTCCAGGTGGTGTTCGCGAGAGATATGCCATCCCTGCCTTTGTATTATCCCGTCTATTCTTATGGCGTGGATGCACAACTGCAGGGTGTGCAGGTTGCGCCCTTATACGACACCAGTGACAGGCTTGCCCTGATCGCTGAATGGTATCTGGTCACGCGTCGCATCCTCGAGACGACGCCTGTTCCCACCAACGCCCCATAATACAAGGAGAACGCATCATGTCAGATGTACAGAAGGCACTGGAGTACGTCCGCGGAAACCGCGAACGATTTTTGAGCGAGTTGAAGGAATTTCTCGCGATTCCTTCGATTTCCACGCTGGATGAGAATAAAGGTGATGTCCGCCGCGCCGCCGAATGGACTGCCGCGCAGTTGCGTTCGATCGGCATGAAGAAGGTCAAGATCATGCCGACGGGCGGACACCCTGTCGTGTACGGCGAATGGATGGGCGCCGGCAAATCCGCTCCCACCATCATGATCTACGGACATTACGATGTCCAGCCGGTGGACCCGGTCGAGTTGTGGAAGTCCGATCCGTTCAAGGCGGAGGTGCGCGGCGACTATCTCTTCGGGCGCGGCTCTTCGGACATGAAAGGTCAGGTGGTGGCATCGCTCAAAGCGGTCGAGGCAATTCTCCGCACGGGCGAAGCGCCGGTCAACATCAAATGGCTGGTCGAGGGCGAGGAAGAGATCGGTTCGGAGCATCTCGGGGATTTCATCAAGAAGAATAAGAAACTGCTTGCCAGCGATTTTTGTCTGAACCCCGATGCGGGCATGATTGCGCCCGACAAGCCGACCATCACCACCGGTTTGCGCGGACTGGCGTACTTTGAACTGCGTGTGTACGGACCGAGCAAGGACTTGCATTCCGGTCTGTTCGGCGGCACGATTCATAACCCCGCCCAGGCGTTGATCGAGCTGGTGGCAGGGATGCACGACAAAAATGGAAAGATCACGCTGCCCGGCTTTTATGACAAGGTGCGCAAACTGAGCAAGAAGGAACGCGCTGATTTCAAACGCCTGCCGGTCAGTAAAAAAGATCTGCTGGCGATCACCGGCGTGCCTGATCTATGGGGCGAACCACAGTTCATTCCCGCCGAGCGTGTTGGCGCGCGCCCGACTTTGGAAGTGAACGGTCTGCTTTCCGGTTTCACCGGGCAGGGATCCAAGACGGTTTTGCCCGCTTGGGCGATGGCAAAGATCTCCTGCCGCCTCGTGCCGGACCAGACACCTGAAGAGGTCGAAAAGCAGATGCGCGCTTATCTGAAGAAAAACGCACCCAAAACAATCAAATGGGAGTTGATCAACCTGCACAATGCCGGCGCGGCGCTGGTGGAAACCGACTCGGCTGGCGTGCGCGCGCTTTCAAGCGCGCTTGAATCCGTATGGGGCAAACGTCCATATTTCAAGCGCGAAGGCGGTTCGATCGGTTCGGTGGTTCTTCTACAGGATTATGTCGGCGCGGACTCGCTCCTGACCGGCTTCGGCTTGCCCGATGACAACGTCCATTCGCCGAACGAGCGAATGCACTTGCCGACTTGGTACAAAGGCATCGAAGCGTTCACCCACTTTTTCTACAATTTCAAATAAGAAGGATGAAACAAACCTGACAGGTCCGAAAGACCTGTCAGGTTTTAACAATCAACATGGAAGATCGAATAATTTCCTACGGCGGTCAAGCCGTTATTGAAGGGGTGATGATGCGCGGGCAGAAAGCCTACGCGGTTGCCATGCGCGCGCCGGACGGCGAGATCGTCGTCCATACCGAGAAACTGGCGAACGTCTATCGCTCGAAGATCACGAAGATTCCCTTTCTGCGCGGCGTCATTTTATTATGGGATGCCTTGGGCTTGGGGATGCGCGCTCTCACGCTTTCCGCCAACACCCAAACAGGTGAAGATGAAAAACTGGAGGGACCGGCTCTTTATCTGACTTTGGGCTTGTCTCTCGCCTTTAGCATTGGTCTCTTCTTTTTGCTTCCTGCCGGTATCGGCGGCTGGGCGGAACATGCGCTCGCGCAGACCACCTCCGCCTTGTGGGTCGGCAACCTGCTCGAAGGTGTGCTTCGCCTTCTCTTGCTGATCGGCTATATCTGGGCGATCAGTTTCATGCCTGACATCAAGCGCGTGTTCATGTATCACGGCGCGGAACACAAGACCATCAACGCCTATGAAGCCGGCGCGGAATTGACCCCCGAGAACGTGGCGAAATATCCCATCGAGCATCCGCGCTGCGGCACGGCGTTCCTGCTGACCTTGGTCCTGCTTTCGATCTTGGTCTTCACGGCGCTGGGTCCGCTGCCGATCGGGTGGCGGCTTGCCACGCGCGTCCTGTTCATTCCCATTCTGGCGGGCATTGCCGTCGAATACATCCGCTGGACGGCGAATCATTTGAAAAAACCCATTGTGCAATGGCTGATAAAACCCAATCTTGCATTACAGCATCTCACCACGCGCACGCCCGATCTTGCCATGCTGGAAGTTGCGATCCACTCCTTCCAGTCCATGCGCAAGGCGGAATCGGAGATCGTAACGTAGGCATTTCGTACCCCAAGAGACTGGCATATGCCAGTCTCTTTTTATTTTCCGTTCATCTTGATTTGATAGCATTTTTTCCATGAAACGCTGGTTGTGGTTGATACCTGCAAGTTTGTTGATCTTTGCAGGCGCTTATTTCCTCTTCACGGTCGGACGCCCTGCGCCGGTGCCGGTGAAACGCGAGATTTATGAGGGGGTTGTGTATCGCCGCATCGTCCACTATCTGCCCCATGCGATGATCGCGCATGTGATCGTCGTTGACCGAAGAACCGCTGATGCGGAATTCATCGTCACGCCGCCGGATGAGGTGGAGGGCGGCACGTTGCAGGCGCGGACAACCTCCGCATTTCTGGAAGAATTCGGCGTGCAGATCGCCATCAATGGGGACGGCTTCTTTCCGTGGTGGTCGCGCAGTCCCGTAGATTATTATCCGCACAGCGGTGACCCGGTCACGCCGAACGGATTCGCCGCCCATCGGGGAACGGTTTATGCAGACGGTTTGCAGAACGAGAACAACGAACCCACCATGTACGTCAGCCGCAGGAATGAGATCACGTTTCTGCGCCAGCCGGGTAATCTCTTCCATGCCATTTCGGGAGACCGAATGTTGATCCAGGGTGGCGAGATCGTTGCTGGTCTGGATGATGAGATCATTCATCCGCGCACGGCAGTTGGCATCAATCGCAATGGACGGTTTGTGTATCTCGTGGTGGTGGATGGACGCCAGCCATTCTATAGCGCGGGTGCGACTTTCCTGGAACTGGCGGAGTTGATGAAGGATCTGGATATCCACTTTGCGATGGCGTTGGATGGCGGCGGTTCGTCCACGCTGGTGATGATGGGGGAGGATGGGAATGCAGTTATCCTGAATTCGCCAATCGACAGTTATATTCCGGGGCGCGAACGACCGGTGGCGAATCATTTTGGGGTGTTGATCAGGTGACAGGTCCGGGGCGAAGCGGGGAATGAGAGAATTAAGGGCTTTTATGTCGGAGACTCGATTCGAGCAAATCGAGTCCTTTTTATTCGCAACTATTTTGCAACTTCGCCGCAACCCACCTGCAATGTCCTCAGCCCGTTCCTGATTATAGAATGTAAGTATCGTGCACATGCAGAATGCCGTGATTCGGCAGCTTGGAGGGAATGCATCTTATAAACCCAGGTTCATGGTCGCAACTCGGTTCGTTTCGAGTCCTTCCACCATATCTTTTCTCATCAAGGAGAATGTTCAATGAAAACAAGTATTCCGGTTCGTGTCTTGTTGCTGGCTGTGATGTTGGTCAGCGCTTTGGGTACCAGCACGCAAGCTTTTGCAAAAAGTGAGGCGGCTCCTTTCCTCCCTGCGCAGATCATCATCCGCAGTACGACGTTTTGGGATGCCACCTTTAGCGGGACCGTAAATGCGGACCGCTTCGAGCGCTGGTCATTGCAGATCGAGGAGGCAAGCAGTTTCTCTGTGACTGTGACCGCATTGACAGGTGACTTGGTCCCCTCGATCTATTTGTTGGATTCTGGCGAGAACGAGATCGCCAGTGCTGCGGGCGTTCCATCGGAAACGGTTCTGACCACGACGCAGCCTGCGGGGGAATTCTTCATCCAGATCCAACCCGCATCCGGGGGCGGTACGTACAGCATGGTCATTCGGAAGACCGATGCCCCGGTTGTTGACCCGAACGCTGTCATCGTGCTGAATCCCGCCAGCATTGATATCGGTGATGTTTCCACCGCGACCGTGATGCTGAACAATGTGCCGGAAGGCGGATATGCCAGCGCGGAATTCACCTGTTCCTACGACGTCGCTTTTGTAGAAGTCAGCAATATTTCAGAAGCAGGTCTATTCGGCTCGGACTCCGCTGTGGTTCTGAATGGACCACAGGACGGCAGTTTCATCATTGCAATTGCGGGCAGCAATGGTCAGCGGGCGATGAGCAGCGGCGCGGCATTCACGTTCTCGGTGCTGGGTTTGCAGGCGGGACAGACTACGATCACCTGTCAGGTGCGCGTTTCGACGGGCAATTCCCTGACGACCCTTGACCCGGTTTCAGTCACATTGACCATTGCCGAACCTGAGGGAACGATCACGGGAACGGTTCTTGCCTCCAAGCCGGTCACTGTTACGCTGTACAACCAGGATAGCTCCGTGGCTGCCACCACCACCGCGGATGAAAATGGGAACTTCAGCATGACCGCCCCTCCCGGCTCCTATACGATTGTTGCCTCGGCATTGGGATTCTTGAAGGCACAGGGATCTCCCACTGTGACTGGCGGCGGTACCACCGTCATGCAGACTATCCAGTTGCTTGCGGGTGATATTGATGGCAACGATGTCATCGACCAGTTCGATGCGATGACCATCGGTTTCAACTATGGATTATCAACTCCGGATGCCGCCGACCTGAATAATGACGGCATCATCGACGTGCTTGATCTCGAACTGCTGGCGGCGAACTATCGTCAAGCCGGTGCGTTGAACTGGCAGTAACCATTGAATAGGAGGGGCGTGCTGGCGGGAGTCGGCACGCCCCTTTGGAGTACTTAATGAAAAGAATTGCATCTTTTCTCATCGCGGCATTCTGTCTGTTCTTTGCACCTTCGGCAGGCGCACAGGCATCGGAAAGCATCTGGATCACCGCCAGCGCTGACAGTTTCAAGACCGGTGAGACTCTCATCGTCACTGTCCATGCGGTTTCCGCCACGCCTGTCCAGGGATTTACGATTCAGATCCGTTATGACCCGGCTTGTCTTGAGCCGGTCAATGCCGCCAGCCCGGTCCCCGGCATGAACGGGTTGCTCCTGCCGCAGGGAGCGGGGCTGGCAGACGCGACCTTTGCCAGCACATCCCCTCAACTTGCGAACGGTATCGTGGCGGAAGTCCGCTTCACCACGCTGGGAGCCTGTCAGACCGATGTGAAACTTGAAAGCGCGGCGCTGGCGGTCAAAAATGAATCCGGGTTTGCGGCTCCGTTGGAGGGGGTAACGGTCGAGGAACGCATCATCCCGCTTACCATCAGCGCGGAGCGCGGCACCCCGCAGGATATTCCTCTGGTTGGAACCCCGCTTTCTCTGGGTGTTGAGGCGGATTCACCGTTCCGCCTTTCGACGGAAATGTCCATCGTTCTGGGCGTCATCGGCTTTTTCATGCTGATCGGTATTTTTGTGCTGATCCGAATTCTAAAAGGGAGCGGATTAAACAGGTGAGTTTGATGACGTATTTCTTGCGCGGTTTCGTTCGAACAGGATGGTCACTATGAAAGCCAAAATGCCGGTTCGTGTTCTGGTCTTGTTTGCCATGCTTTTCTCCGCCTTTCCAGTGGGAGTGCAGGCGCTCGCCGCCGCATCCGCGCCGCCGGATATGTTCCAGCTTCCGTGGGAGCAGGGACGCGCATGGGTGGCGTACGACGGCGTGGATAACGGCACCAAACGAGCGACCACCAGTCCGCATTATTACGGGCTTGGCGGGGCGATTGATTTTGCCCCGCGCGTTATCATGCAAGTGGGGGAAGATACGTCAAACGATTGGGTGACCGCTGTGGCGGCGGGAACAGTTACGCAAGTGGGGAGCTGCTTTATAAAGATCGACCACGGAAATGGCTGGACTTCGGAGTACTGGCATCTCGACAGAATCCAAGTGATGCAGGGGGATAAGGTCAGCAGGAACCAGCGGCTGGCGATCATTCATAACAATGCGAATGCACAGGTCTGTCTGGGCAATGAACATCCCGGACCGCATCTGCACTTTGTCCTCCGCCCCAGCGTGATGACCTCGCTCCTTGCGGGGTGGAAGGTCAACTTCAATGCGCTGACCAATGTGACCACCTACTCGAAAGGCGGGACCACGGTCGGGCGTCTTCAGCCGCTGATGAACATTCCCGATCTGCAGATCGTTTCCCGCGGACCGATTGCTTGGGATACCCAATATTCCGGCAGTGTGGATGCCTATCGCCATGAGCGCTGGTCATTGTTGCTGCTGGAACAGACGACCTTCACAATAACGGTCAATCCCACCGGCATGGGACTTGCCACTGTCATTGTTCTGCTGGATGGGAATGGGAATGAGATCACCCGTGGCAGCGGATCGCTGACCTCGACCCAGCCCGCTGGTTCTTACTTTGTCCAGATCCAATCCGCTTCAGGGACCGGGTACTATAACCTGATCGCCACCAGGGAGGCGGGTTCAAGCCCGACAGCGACCCCGACCATCCCCACAGGCACAGATACATCTGGAACGATAACGCCTATCGTAACCGCCACGCCAACTTTACCAGGCGGCGGGGAGACTCCTATCGTCACTGAAACCCCGCTGGTCTCCGAAACTCCTTCCGGAAGCCAGACGCCCATCGTCACAACCACGGACACGGTATCCACGCCGGTGGTGACGGAGACCGTGATCACAACCGGAACGCCTCTTGTAACTGAGACGCCTTTGCTCACGGAAACGCCCATCATCACCAGTACGCCGCCGATTGCAACGAACACCGCCATCCCGACTCCCACAGGTCCATATGTGTGGACGGATGTCATCCAGTCCACACTTTCGATCGGCGAATCAAGTTTGGTGACGGTCGGCTTGTATAACGTGCCGGTCAGCGGTTACACAAGCGCGGAATTGACTTGTACATATGATGCCGCGCTGCTGGAAGCCAGCAATGTGCTGGTTGCCAGTCTCTTTGGACCTGATCCGGTTTCTGCAATGAACGGTCCGCAAAACGGACAGTTCGTCCTTGCCGTGGCGGGAAGCAATGGCAATAAAGCCACGACAAGCGGTACGGTGTTTACCTTCATGGCGCGCGGCTTGCAGCCCGGGCAGACGCCCGTTCAGTGTACAGCGCGTGTTTCCAGCGGGCAGGGTACTCTGGATTCCATTGCCTATATTCCCGATAGCGTCACAATTCTTGGGGTTGCACCCTCGCCAACAGGTGTCATTCCCACCTCGGCTGTGGTCAACGGGCAGGTGTTTGCAAGCAAAACAGTGACCATCCAGTTGTACGATGCAGGCGATCAATTGGTTGTCTCCCAGATCGCCAACCCGAATGGGACGTTCAATATCCCGATCTCAGGCGGCGCGTACACCATCGTCGCCTCCGCGGCTGGATTTTTGAATGCGCAGGCGTCCATCACGTTGACGGACGGTGTCATCACCACCATGCCGACGGTCAGCCTGCCGGCGGGCGATATTGACGGGAACGGTGTGATCGATCAATTCGATGCGCTGACCATCGGGATGAACTACAACGCCTCTTTCCCCGCCGTAGCGGACTTGAACAACGACGGCGTGATCAACGTCCTTGACCTTGAACTGCTCGCCGCGAACTACCGCAGGGCGGGCGCGCTTGCCTGGCAATAGAATAAAAAAAGTCCCTCTCCTGCTTGGGGACACGCGCCACAAAAGGAGAGGGGCAGGGGATTCGTCTTCTTAAAACTCGATCTCCCCGATCTGCTCGAAGTTGATGTCGAACAGTTCCTCGGCTTCGGTTTCCAATTCAGCGTCGAGCGCGTCGCCCGCGCGGACGCCGCGATTGCAATAGGAACGATACGGGCAGTAACTGCACTTCGCCGCCTCATCCGTTTTCGGGTAGTCTGAAGCGGATGCGATCTCCCCGGCGAGACGGGTCAGGGCATCCCAATCCCGTTTGAATTGGTCGGTTTGATAGGGGAAGACCGCGGGATCATTCGGAAAATCCGAAAACCAGTACCGCATTTCGACTTGCTCGGGCTGAATGGACTTGCCGCCGTTGAGATGCGCACCAGCATGGACAAGCAAGGCGCGATACACCCGCGTCTGCCAGCGGATTGCCAGCCATTCGTTCTTTGGGCGTTTGCGATAGGTCTTCCAATCGTAGATGATGATTTTTTCTTTATCGACGGCGATTAGGTCATACTTCGCCACCAGCCGGAACTTCCCCAACGGCGCGGAGAGGGCGACCTCGGTCTTGAGATTTTTTAGACCCGTGAGACTGGTCAGACTATCCGACTGTACAAAATTCTCCCACCAACGCTGCAGGTTGTCCGTAGTTGCAAGTTTTGCCACCTGTCCGGCGGGGATGCCGATGAAATATTGCTGTGCCAGCCGGTGAAAATATTCGCCCTCCTGCAGGTGCTTTTCGTTTTCGAGCGCGGGTTCGGTCTCGATGGCGGGATACGCCAGCCGCTGAAGATAGCGCAGTTCGAACCGGCGCGGACAATCGTTGTAATCCTGTAAGGATGACTGGCTTAATGTGGTCAATTGGATGGACATGACCTTATTTTGCCACAGAATTTTATGCCTATGCTATACTTTGAAAAAATTCGGAGTTTTATATGGGACAGGATACGCAGGTAGCTGTTTTCATTGATTATGACAATATCGAAAGAAGCGTAACGGAAATCTTCGGCAAAACTGTCGATGTGGACTGGCATCGCATTTTCAACTATGCCTCGCAGGTGGGGAGGGTGGTGGTGCGCCGCGCCTATGCAGATTGGGCGGAAGCCTCCAGCCGGCAGCGTCAACTGCTCAGCCTCGGCGTGGAATTGATCCACGTCAACAGCAAACGCGGCAAGAACGCGGCGGACATCCGTATTGTGCTGGATACGATGGAGCTTTTATACAATAAAAGCGATTCGTTCACGCACGTCCTGCTTGCTTCCGGTGACGGGGATTTCACGGAGCTGGTGCATCGTCTGCGCGCACAGGGCAAGACCGTGATCGGATTGGGTATCAGCGGCACGACCGCGGAATATCTGGTCAATGCCTGCGATAAATTCGTTTTTTACGACAAGTGGCAGGGCGTGAACAAGGTCAAGAAGACGGGGCAGAACGGCGGGGGGAATCAGACGTCGCAGAAACAGCAGCCAGCCCAAAAGAAGGTGGAAGCGCCGCGTCCCGCCCCGACCCTTGGCACGCCCGCTCCCATCCCGCCTGAGAAACGGCTGGAGCGCT from Anaerolineales bacterium includes:
- a CDS encoding NYN domain-containing protein — encoded protein: MGQDTQVAVFIDYDNIERSVTEIFGKTVDVDWHRIFNYASQVGRVVVRRAYADWAEASSRQRQLLSLGVELIHVNSKRGKNAADIRIVLDTMELLYNKSDSFTHVLLASGDGDFTELVHRLRAQGKTVIGLGISGTTAEYLVNACDKFVFYDKWQGVNKVKKTGQNGGGNQTSQKQQPAQKKVEAPRPAPTLGTPAPIPPEKRLERYLTILSGHKIRMTPTAHRPLIMYKIFEIVKANPDFTFNQLREFVQNFFANAAPKIEPALVMDAMHQLFHTFCFEFDGESKERIWDRKMWLPEDVKNAEDLLNKCDQKILQMIAGELGASEMLDKEIAAQILYGGVRNPKVLDHIDELLKEENQV
- a CDS encoding PD-(D/E)XK nuclease family protein; its protein translation is MSIQLTTLSQSSLQDYNDCPRRFELRYLQRLAYPAIETEPALENEKHLQEGEYFHRLAQQYFIGIPAGQVAKLATTDNLQRWWENFVQSDSLTSLTGLKNLKTEVALSAPLGKFRLVAKYDLIAVDKEKIIIYDWKTYRKRPKNEWLAIRWQTRVYRALLVHAGAHLNGGKSIQPEQVEMRYWFSDFPNDPAVFPYQTDQFKRDWDALTRLAGEIASASDYPKTDEAAKCSYCPYRSYCNRGVRAGDALDAELETEAEELFDINFEQIGEIEF
- a CDS encoding peptidoglycan DD-metalloendopeptidase family protein — protein: MKAKMPVRVLVLFAMLFSAFPVGVQALAAASAPPDMFQLPWEQGRAWVAYDGVDNGTKRATTSPHYYGLGGAIDFAPRVIMQVGEDTSNDWVTAVAAGTVTQVGSCFIKIDHGNGWTSEYWHLDRIQVMQGDKVSRNQRLAIIHNNANAQVCLGNEHPGPHLHFVLRPSVMTSLLAGWKVNFNALTNVTTYSKGGTTVGRLQPLMNIPDLQIVSRGPIAWDTQYSGSVDAYRHERWSLLLLEQTTFTITVNPTGMGLATVIVLLDGNGNEITRGSGSLTSTQPAGSYFVQIQSASGTGYYNLIATREAGSSPTATPTIPTGTDTSGTITPIVTATPTLPGGGETPIVTETPLVSETPSGSQTPIVTTTDTVSTPVVTETVITTGTPLVTETPLLTETPIITSTPPIATNTAIPTPTGPYVWTDVIQSTLSIGESSLVTVGLYNVPVSGYTSAELTCTYDAALLEASNVLVASLFGPDPVSAMNGPQNGQFVLAVAGSNGNKATTSGTVFTFMARGLQPGQTPVQCTARVSSGQGTLDSIAYIPDSVTILGVAPSPTGVIPTSAVVNGQVFASKTVTIQLYDAGDQLVVSQIANPNGTFNIPISGGAYTIVASAAGFLNAQASITLTDGVITTMPTVSLPAGDIDGNGVIDQFDALTIGMNYNASFPAVADLNNDGVINVLDLELLAANYRRAGALAWQ